DNA sequence from the Hirundo rustica isolate bHirRus1 chromosome 25, bHirRus1.pri.v3, whole genome shotgun sequence genome:
CACCTCACTGTGAGCCCACATGCCTGGCCCGACACAAATGACCATTTTATTCAATACTTTACACAGTTCCTGACTTAAATGAGCTGGAGAAAGCAGCAGACATATATTGTCTGCTCATATTACTGTAATATTATCACAACCCCATCAGCAGAATACCCGTTTTATTTACAATACACACGACAAAGCCTTACTTCCATGAAAAAGAACTAGAAGTGAAGGTCAGGGCACACAGCTGGTCCAAAACCCCGGTGTCCAGGGGAGCCTCTGCCCAGACAGCCCTTGCTGAAGCACCGGCAGCAGAACTGCTTTCCAGAGACACACAGTTCACAGAAAGGCAGGGAATTAGGAAGgatggaaaacagcaggaagtCACCAGTGTCTAACTCAGCAGAGACACGGGCAGGACTCCTGCAGACAAAGAACAGGGGCAGGGATCCATCTCTGCTCgcacctgctgctgccaacACAGCCCGGGCAGACACGcggctgcagccagagcagtgctgctcttTGCAGAGCCTTGGAAAGGCACCTCCTTCCCAGGGCCAGGTCATCTCTTTACAGAGTCATTTACATTGCAAAAGACCTCCACTATCATCAAGTTCAGCCTGTGAccgatccccaccttgtcacccagcccagagcactgagtgccacatccaggaattccctggacacttccagggatgggactccaaacctccctgggcagcccctgccttccaatgcctgaccaccctttgcAATAACCTGACAGGTAAAAGGTTTCCTCTTTGTATCTCTGGACaaaaagaatgtgaaaatgAGATAAGGGGCAGCAAGGCCTGGGCTGCCCTGCACCTCCCTCATCCCACAGACAGGAGCCCCAGCTGGAGGGGAAGGGTTCAGACCCCAGAACTCTGCAACCCCCTGTGACCAGGTTGTAGCATTTCTAAATCACACTCATGTGGAACAGACACCAAGGCCCATCCCCATCGGAGCACTGCTCAGGAGCAGCATTCCCAacctgcagctgcctgaggaCATTGGAGGAAACTGTTCAAATCAAGTTCCTACTTGCCCTCCCCGTTCCTGCTGAAGTAGGGACAATAATTCCTAGAAGAAAGGACACAATTCAAAAATATGAAGCGGCACCTGAAGAAATGTTAGACAAAAATCCAAAGGATCCTATGATGCAAAAATGTACATTTGCAAAAGCTCTCTCCAGTAACTGTCTTGTTTTGTCCTTTCATCTGCTGTGAGATTGTGCAATTCATAAGAGAGGTCACAAAGCCAGCCATTTCCTCACTCCACGCTGGGCATCTCCAAAGTTCcagagcaggacacagagcaaCCATAGAAGACTCCAGGAGAAGGCACTGCCGTGCCTACGGCTGACTCCCTTTGAGGGAACCTGAGAGACAAAGCTTTGGAACACCTTTTGAGTGAGTGGAGCCAAGGCTGTGACACCCAATCCCTGGGAgtggctctcccagcccagcacccagcaAGGGCACAATAAAGCCCACCCGAAATGTCACACAccatcagcacagcacagccctcgCTCCCTGTCAGAGGAAATTCTCAGGAGCCCTTCCAGAGAGCAACTGGATGATTTAATTGTGCTCTCAGGAAAAGCAGCCGGAGAACATCCATTTGCTGATGTGaccctgcagcctctctgctgcCGCAGCAATAAAGGCTCTTCTCTTCTACCACCAGCTACAAGACAACCCAGACCATCTTCCAAATGGTTTTAAATTTCAAGCAACAAACCTGCTCTTGTACCACAGCACCTGGCACATCCCTGTACACATAAAAATCAAGGAGTCCCCCAGCCCTGACAAGTCCTGAGAGGATGCTGTTGCATACACACCACACACATGAGTTCACCTGCTCCTCCCaaggcagggcacagggaatggcttcacactgaaagTGGCTTTAGATCAAAAATGtgggagaaattcctccctgcgagggtggtgaggccctggcacaggttacccagagcagctgtggctgccccatccctggaagcgaCCAAGCTGGGaaagtggaagatgtccctgcacatggcaggggggtgggaTGTGCTCTActgtccattccaacccaaatcacCTCATGATTCAGTGATTCTATGGAGCACTGCTTATTCCAGACTTACCAAGTCACTTTCACATAAACACACAGAAACCCATCCAGGAGAAAACACAGTGACAATCACCTTGGGTAGACTTTGAAATGCATTTGTAGAAACCTCAAACACGCTCATTTCCCCTAAACAACACGAACTAGCAGGAAAAGCCTTTATCAGTACACGGAAAATGAAGACTCGGGCTTCACACGTATGTCTGAGCCACTGCAACGCCTCTTCTGCACATGGCCTGAAGTTCAGCCAAACTTCGCGTTTAAGCAGGACGCAAAGCAGGCGGTGAGAAAGCACCGATCCTTCCTTCTGCAGCGGGAAGGGGCGGTGCTGAGCGCCGGTGCGGGACGCTGCGGGAGCCACACACCCGCGGGAATTGAGATGCGGGGTCACGGCTGCGGCCCCCTCGAGCTGCCGGGCCCCGCCAGCGCCTCCCGGGCCGCAGCAGCACGCGGAGCCCCGGGCACCGGGATGGGACCTCCGGGACAGACCGAAGCGGCGGGAGGGACCTAAGGGGCGCGGCCCAGAGGCGCGGGAGGACAGAGATCTCGGGGAATGGGGCAGAGGAGCAGTCCGCGAAGGGCACAGCGGAACACGAGCGACTCCGGGAAAGGGCCGGGCAGGCCTAACCGGCCCCGGGGCCGCGAGGAGGCGCCAaggcctggccgggcccagGCCAACCACGAGGCGCCGCTGGGGCCGGGCCAGAGCGGTCCCGAAAGCCGCGAACGAGCCTCGCCCGGGGACAAGCGGGGCCAGGACACCGGGAATGGGCGGGAGCAACGCCGCGGTGAGGCCCAGGAGGAGCGGGAGGGGGGAGTGGGCAAAGCCGGGGCGAAGCGGCTGCGAGGGGCccggggaggaggggaagggatgcGGAAGCTCCCggtggcggcgggcggggcgcaGCAGGGACCCCGCGGACCCCCCAATGCCCCTGCACTCACCGGCGCCGCTTCGCCGCGTACCCTCCGCACCAGGCGCCCCCTCCGCCTCCGTCTCACGCACTTCCGCCCCGCGCGCTCGCTCTGCCCGCCCGCGGGGGCCGCCGGGAGCCGTAGTCCGGCCCGCGCGGTGCGCACCCAACCCGACCGCTCCGCCGCACTACGGATCCCGGCGGGCGATGCGCGCGCTAGCCGCCACTTCTGCCTCCGCCCGTGGCGCGGCAGCGCACGCAGCCTTTCCGGCGGGCAGCGGGACCGTGGGCGGGAAATGGCGGCGGGGGCGGTGGCGGTGACGGGGCGCGTCCACgcagccgggcccggcccggcccggcccagcccggcctcCTCCGCCGTGCGGGCTACCAGAGCGTGGCGCGACCCTCGCCGAAGGGGTCTTGCGGGGCCTCTCCTGTCCAGCCCTAATGGTGCAGGCCGCGGGCTCCCGGTTTGTTCCACGTGCGGCTCCTGAGGGCCCgggagggaagggacagggcCCTGCTTGAGGGTGAGGCCGCCGGCATGAGGCTTCTCCCCATCGCCGGGACAGAGCTGAGGGAGAGggcagccctgtccagccctgcagagcaccGAGGCGCGGGCACGGACCCGCCCAGTCCCCTCCCCGGACACAGAGAGGCACACCGAGGGCATTGTCCACTTTTAATTGTTGTCAAAGGTTGTCTGGATGCATAACACTGTCacaagggcacagagcagcgTGGTGCCGGCCAGGCCCGGGGACGCTGGACACACGGACATGCGGGGGAAcgtggggacagggagctgtgaCATGgccccccccgagccccccagAGCATCCCCACGCCCGGTCGGCTCTATTTACAGTATTCACAGACGTTGTACCCAGCGAGTTAAATAACTACATCATTACACCACACGTCTGGGGCGGCTCCGGCGGGCTGCGAGGGTGGGCTGTCAGTCTGATAAGgtgcatatttaaaattaaaaaaaaaaaaacaaaaatccaacaaaacgAAATAAAAACGAGAACAAAGAGAGGAGCCAGGCGTCCTCGCCGGGGTCCCGCAGCCCCCGGGCGTCCGGGAGGAGCAGCGAGGGTCGTGTTCTGACGACAGCTACGGGTCTGCGTGGGCTGCCGGGGTCAGGGCGCGGGCAGTGGCCCCTGGGAACATCAGCCGGGCCCTCACAGCACCTCTGCGGGTGGGGAGAGCAGTGTGAGGCCGGGGTGCGCACAGCGCCGTCCCCAAACACCCTTCCCGCTGCTCACCTGTCACCTGCGGGGGTTTCACCACGGCCTGCTTGAGGAAGGGCTCCTTGTCGCCGAAGGGGATGATGCTGCCGGGGCTCCCACCGTGGTGGGAGAGATCCCGCAGCTCCTTGGAGCCCTCGGTGCCCGAGAAGCCGTTCTCGTGCTTGCCGGGCTGCACGCCGTTCACCAGGGCCGCTGCCTCCTTGGAGCTGTGGGATGGgagggctgggctcagccccggCCCTGCCACCCCCCGGCCCCCCTCGGTGTCCCCACACTCACCTTGGCTGCAGCCCCTCGCCCACCAAGCCTTTCGTTCCCCCCGGCGTCCCTGCGCTTGGGGTCTCTGTCTCCGGGAGCTCCTCTGCCTTGGGGATTGGCCCCGGGTGCTTCTCGCggcctggggacacagcagaaCCCGGCTCAGCCGTGGCCCGGGCCAGACCGGGCCTGGGGGAAGCAGGCCTGGGGTGCCCACGCACCTGGGACATCTTCCTGCTCAGCTGCTTTCCCGTTCACCACCTTCTTGTCGTCCTtcttctgcagggacaggagagctgtgaggggctgcaggcaggggcaggagggctctgtCGAGTGCCCCAAGTCCCCAGTGCCCCGGGACAGAGGACAGGCTCCCACCTTGGCGTCTGCTGCGTCCGACTTGCGCGTCCTCTTCATGATCTCCTCCAGGCGCTGCAGTCACAGAGGGActcacacacagccctggccaCCCAGACCTGCCCCTGGTGCCAGGCAGGATTCCCTCCAAGAAAAAACCTGCCGTGCCCCACACCTGGGGATGCCCCCCACCCTCACCTTCTTCCTCTCCAGCCGCTCCTGCTCCTCACGCTGGAAGTGCTTCTCCCGCTCCAGGCGCTGCCGCTCAGCCTCCTCGCGCGCCCTCGCCTCGGCCTCTTCCTTCTGTGTCACAGCAGGGCAGAACGGATGAGATGCCACAGGGAGGaaagggatggggcagggagcagggcaggggctgtggggatgtgCTGCCTggacagctcagcacagccctgccccatgTTCCCTCCTGCCACCCTGTGCCTTGAAGGGCTGGGCTGTTTCTCGCCCCTGGAGAGTGAATCACAGGACAACATCCCTGCCTTTGTCCcccatctcctgcagcccctttcccccacaCTCTGTCACCCCAACCTGTCTCTGCAGCCGCTCCACCTCCTCTCTCTCAGCCCGGGCTCTCTCCTGGGCCTCTCGTTCCTCCTGCAGCCGCCGCTCCTCCTCCCGCtgccgtgccagggcctcccgCCGGCTCTGCTCCTCGGCCGCCCGCTGCGCCCGCTCCTCCTGCACCCGCCTGCGGGGAGGGGGCCCTTAGCACGGCAGGAGGCCGGGGTGGGGGGCCAGGGGAACAACACCcacctctcctgctcctcctgctcccggcGCTCCCGCTCCTCCCGCTCCCGCTGCTCCCGGGCCTGGCGTCGCTTCTCTGCCAACAGCCGGGCAGCCTCCTCCCGGTCTGTGGTGCCAGCCGGGGGTCTGGCTGGGGGGCTGGCTGGCACAGGGCCGGGGGCCGAAGGGGCTGGGGGGCCTGGGGGAGGCAGGCAGAGTCAGGACTGCTCTggcttcccccagccctgcagcttccCCGGCCACAATGCACCCACCTGATGTCGGCTCTGCGGGCACCTTGGGGGGCTCgggaagggctgggggtgccggaccccgctcctcctccttcctctcccgCGCCTTCGCCTGGCCCTCCTGCTCCCCGCGCTCCTCCCGGGCTCTGGCCCGCACCTTGGGGGAGGAATGGGCGCTTCGAGGCAGGGGCGGCTTGTGGGGAGAGccgagggctgggctgggggatgcTGGGCGGGCCTTGGGGGTGGCAGGGGACGAGGGACGGTTCTTGGGAGTGGCAGGGGATGAGGGGCGGTTCTTGGGAGTGGCAGGGGATGAAGGATGGTTCTTGGGGGCGGCAGGGGATGAGGGACGGTTCTTAGGGCCAGGGCTGCAAACAGAGCAAGAGATCGCGTTAGTGGGGCTGGGGCGGCCCCCAGGTGGGGTCAGGGCTGGGAAGCCTCAGGGTGGGGGGTCCCGACCTGCTGTCAGCCGCAGGCAGGAGCCGGGGCTGCGCCGCCGGCAGCGACTGCCGCTTCTTGAGGCTGCGCTCACGGGACAGGGCGCTGCGCTCCTTGGCATTCTCCCgatccttctccttcttctccttcttcttctgctccagccagggacagacagagacGGCGTCAGCGCCGGGTGCTGGGCTTGGCAGGAAGCCACGCCGTGCCCCACGGCTGCCCCGGCGCCCAGGGTCCCTGCGGGAGGTGGCACTCACGGGCGAGGGCTCGGTCCTGCGGCGCGGTGTCACATCAGGGCTGGCGGCTGCCGCCTTCCGGCGCTCCCAGCAGCGGTGCGGCAGGCGGTGGTtgtggcaggggctgagggggctggcAGAGGCCGAGCGGGGGCACACGGGCACTGGGGGAGGAGTGAGCAGGGTCGGGATGGAGCCGGCACCAACACCGGCTCCAGTGACTTCAGGCTCCCTGATCCTGgctccctgcctgtgccaggacccGCGTGTCCCTGACCCCCTGGGAGCTCACCCTGCTCCTTGCCGTTCCCGGCCAGCGTCACGGCGCTCCGGCTGCGTGCGAGGAAGGACAGGGTGGGCGTCATCAGCCGATCCACGATGCTGCTCTCCCATGGGCTCAGCTGCA
Encoded proteins:
- the MAP7D1 gene encoding MAP7 domain-containing protein 1 isoform X1, producing MERSCAGREPQPRPQPQPLGKPPSPMGDSIPPPSAPPPPPGDALQGERSPPQRDRPGPPDVIPSAMTVLPAPAAISPPEKIVPPVPAAVPQSRQPVCPPAVTPSESSPPQRDRPGPPAVALPGQPVSPSPATVVPSAQSVPPRCDQSPPGPPKPPGMERPKEEALPHTPGQPVPVHAAAPCSAETPPQGSQPPAPAATEGAPPDAKSSLGATAGPSKDVTPRSNRPSPSPAASPRPKQDAQKAQARHKQAKERREERAKYLAAKRVMWLEKEEKARLLREKQLEERRKRLEEQRLRAEKRRAVLEERQRQKLEKNKERYEAAIQRSVKKTWAEIRQQRWSWAGALHHGSPAHKDGASRCSVSAVNLPKHVDSIINKRLSKSSATLWNSPSRNRSLQLSPWESSIVDRLMTPTLSFLARSRSAVTLAGNGKEQVPVCPRSASASPLSPCHNHRLPHRCWERRKAAAASPDVTPRRRTEPSPKKKEKKEKDRENAKERSALSRERSLKKRQSLPAAQPRLLPAADSSPGPKNRPSSPAAPKNHPSSPATPKNRPSSPATPKNRPSSPATPKARPASPSPALGSPHKPPLPRSAHSSPKVRARAREERGEQEGQAKARERKEEERGPAPPALPEPPKVPAEPTSGPPAPSAPGPVPASPPARPPAGTTDREEAARLLAEKRRQAREQREREERERREQEEQERRVQEERAQRAAEEQSRREALARQREEERRLQEEREAQERARAEREEVERLQRQKEEAEARAREEAERQRLEREKHFQREEQERLERKKRLEEIMKRTRKSDAADAKKKDDKKVVNGKAAEQEDVPGREKHPGPIPKAEELPETETPSAGTPGGTKGLVGEGLQPSSKEAAALVNGVQPGKHENGFSGTEGSKELRDLSHHGGSPGSIIPFGDKEPFLKQAVVKPPQVTEVL
- the MAP7D1 gene encoding MAP7 domain-containing protein 1 isoform X3 — protein: MERSCAGREPQPRPQPQPLGKPPSPMGDSIPPPSAPPPPPGDALQGERSPPQRDRPGPPDVIPSAMTVLPAPAAISPPEKIVPPVPAAVPQSRQPVCPPAVTPSESSPPQRDRPGPPAVALPGQPVSPSPATVVPSAQSVPPRCDQSPPGPPKPPGMERPKEEALPHTPGQPVPVHAAAPCSAETPPQGSQPPAPAATEGAPPDAKSSLGATAGPSKDVTPRSNRPSPSPAASPRPKQDAQKAQARHKQAKERREERAKYLAAKRVMWLEKEEKARLLREKQLEERRKRLEEQRLRAEKRRAVLEERQRQKLEKNKERYEAAIQRSVKKTWAEIRQQRWSWAGALHHGSPAHKDDRSLQLSPWESSIVDRLMTPTLSFLARSRSAVTLAGNGKEQVPVCPRSASASPLSPCHNHRLPHRCWERRKAAAASPDVTPRRRTEPSPKKKEKKEKDRENAKERSALSRERSLKKRQSLPAAQPRLLPAADSSPGPKNRPSSPAAPKNHPSSPATPKNRPSSPATPKNRPSSPATPKARPASPSPALGSPHKPPLPRSAHSSPKVRARAREERGEQEGQAKARERKEEERGPAPPALPEPPKVPAEPTSGPPAPSAPGPVPASPPARPPAGTTDREEAARLLAEKRRQAREQREREERERREQEEQERRVQEERAQRAAEEQSRREALARQREEERRLQEEREAQERARAEREEVERLQRQKEEAEARAREEAERQRLEREKHFQREEQERLERKKRLEEIMKRTRKSDAADAKKKDDKKVVNGKAAEQEDVPGREKHPGPIPKAEELPETETPSAGTPGGTKGLVGEGLQPSSKEAAALVNGVQPGKHENGFSGTEGSKELRDLSHHGGSPGSIIPFGDKEPFLKQAVVKPPQVTEVL
- the MAP7D1 gene encoding MAP7 domain-containing protein 1 isoform X2 → MGDSIPPPSAPPPPPGDALQGERSPPQRDRPGPPDVIPSAMTVLPAPAAISPPEKIVPPVPAAVPQSRQPVCPPAVTPSESSPPQRDRPGPPAVALPGQPVSPSPATVVPSAQSVPPRCDQSPPGPPKPPGMERPKEEALPHTPGQPVPVHAAAPCSAETPPQGSQPPAPAATEGAPPDAKSSLGATAGPSKDVTPRSNRPSPSPAASPRPKQDAQKAQARHKQAKERREERAKYLAAKRVMWLEKEEKARLLREKQLEERRKRLEEQRLRAEKRRAVLEERQRQKLEKNKERYEAAIQRSVKKTWAEIRQQRWSWAGALHHGSPAHKDGASRCSVSAVNLPKHVDSIINKRLSKSSATLWNSPSRNRSLQLSPWESSIVDRLMTPTLSFLARSRSAVTLAGNGKEQVPVCPRSASASPLSPCHNHRLPHRCWERRKAAAASPDVTPRRRTEPSPKKKEKKEKDRENAKERSALSRERSLKKRQSLPAAQPRLLPAADSSPGPKNRPSSPAAPKNHPSSPATPKNRPSSPATPKNRPSSPATPKARPASPSPALGSPHKPPLPRSAHSSPKVRARAREERGEQEGQAKARERKEEERGPAPPALPEPPKVPAEPTSGPPAPSAPGPVPASPPARPPAGTTDREEAARLLAEKRRQAREQREREERERREQEEQERRVQEERAQRAAEEQSRREALARQREEERRLQEEREAQERARAEREEVERLQRQKEEAEARAREEAERQRLEREKHFQREEQERLERKKRLEEIMKRTRKSDAADAKKKDDKKVVNGKAAEQEDVPGREKHPGPIPKAEELPETETPSAGTPGGTKGLVGEGLQPSSKEAAALVNGVQPGKHENGFSGTEGSKELRDLSHHGGSPGSIIPFGDKEPFLKQAVVKPPQVTEVL